One Nicotiana tabacum cultivar K326 chromosome 23, ASM71507v2, whole genome shotgun sequence genomic window, TTCAAAACCTTGTTATACAAATTTCTCCAACTGTCATCATAAAGGAAAAGAAGATTATTTGATCCTTGTTCAGATAAAAAGAAATTGCACGCACGCTATATATTGAAAATATTAATAGCAATCGATGAAACAAAACTGGATATTAATAGAAGCATTTCACTTGCAGTATACAAGAGATAGCATACCCAGACATTTAGTTCCTTCATACTAAATAAAACATGGACAATTTAAAGTAGAGAGGAAAATGTAACAACTCCTAGTTCTCTACCATCTTTATTACTACGTCATACTATCAAATATCTCATGCAATTTTAACCTCAATAGTTTTGGGTTTCTTAGGCTCAGGTGGAGGCAACTTCTGAACAATCACAGTCAAAACCCCATCTTGACAAACAGCAGAAATTGCATCAGTATTCGCATTCTCCGGCAACGTAAATTTCCTCATGAATTTCCCAATCCTTCTCTCCATTCTAATATACTTAGCcccttctttctcttcttccctCTTCCTTTCTCCACTGATCAGCAGCACATTGTCATCTTCCACCTGCACTTTAATATCTCCAGATTTCAACCCCGGCATGTCCACGATGAACACATAGGAATTTTGGTACTCTTTCACGTCGGCTGGTGTTGCAGCCATTGCCTTAGCGTCACGTACATAGTTCCTTGACGGGGCGTTAATGGACTTGTCGGAATCTTCACCGGCGGCGTCCATGAAGTGCTGGAGAGTGTGGAGAAGTGGTGTGTCGATACCCATTAGCCTGAAATCCATCTTCCTCCTCTTCGATTAACTGAGTGTGTTTCAATTTTGAGATATTATGATATTTTGATTTTGGTGTATTTGAGTTGGTTTTTTTCGCTTTGGTTTTGCAGAGAATGCTAAGGGAAGATGTGATGATTATATAGTGTAAACATAGAAGCTTCTGGAAGGAAATGGAAGCAGAAGGTGACATATTCTAGGAGCTTCTGTTCCTTATATTGTCACATGTTGTACACTTGTGTAGAACTTTATCGATTCTTCGTCCCCTATAATTGTATGTTTGTAGATATTTGGCAAATATGTTTCTACCTTTTTACAGATTCCTCACAAAAAAGAAACATATCTTTGACCATACTTTTATTACATCAATTA contains:
- the LOC107796225 gene encoding 17.3 kDa class II heat shock protein-like; translated protein: MDFRLMGIDTPLLHTLQHFMDAAGEDSDKSINAPSRNYVRDAKAMAATPADVKEYQNSYVFIVDMPGLKSGDIKVQVEDDNVLLISGERKREEEKEGAKYIRMERRIGKFMRKFTLPENANTDAISAVCQDGVLTVIVQKLPPPEPKKPKTIEVKIA